From the Iodobacter fluviatilis genome, one window contains:
- a CDS encoding SPOR domain-containing protein has translation MKRTPRSSTSNSSKSGGGGSLLTGLLIGLFGGVAVAVAVAVFLNRSGNPFAGKVSTTPADAISSAPVGQPPQTPEVLSPGGKNDVIIVTPTPTASAVKNENGERFDFYKMLPELADKKPAEAAKPAEPKKPEASPPVKVEVPKGAYLQIGSFQNEQDADNLKAKLALLGIEARIQTSDIPGKGIWHRVRLGPFNSSNELDNARSQLKANGVDSAVVK, from the coding sequence ATGAAAAGAACACCTCGCAGCAGTACCAGCAACTCCTCAAAAAGTGGTGGCGGAGGCTCTCTGCTGACTGGATTGCTCATTGGTTTATTTGGCGGTGTCGCTGTCGCCGTTGCTGTTGCGGTATTTTTAAACCGCAGTGGAAATCCTTTTGCAGGCAAAGTAAGCACCACACCTGCTGATGCCATTTCTTCAGCACCTGTTGGCCAGCCGCCACAAACACCGGAAGTCTTATCTCCTGGCGGCAAGAATGATGTGATTATTGTCACACCCACACCCACTGCCTCCGCCGTAAAGAATGAAAATGGTGAGCGCTTTGATTTTTATAAAATGCTGCCGGAACTTGCAGACAAAAAACCTGCCGAAGCAGCTAAACCTGCCGAGCCTAAAAAGCCTGAAGCCAGCCCGCCGGTAAAAGTAGAAGTACCCAAAGGGGCATATTTACAAATTGGCTCATTCCAAAATGAACAAGATGCAGATAATCTTAAAGCCAAACTCGCCTTACTTGGCATAGAGGCCAGAATTCAAACCAGCGATATTCCTGGTAAAGGAATCTGGCATCGCGTTCGGCTTGGCCCGTTTAATTCCAGCAATGAGCTGGATAATGCCCGCTCACAACTAAAAGCGAATGGCGTAGATAGCGCCGTTGTTAAATAA
- a CDS encoding M14 family metallopeptidase translates to MLKISSQFDSGAIEVVSLADAQNIHLKIRSDNASPFSQWFHFRLLGAKDQDCVIHFDNAASSAYPDGWPDYNAVASYDTENWFRVASDYDGQTLRIHHRPERESVFYAYFEPYSWERHMRLIGEAVEASPLCELVHLGSTLDGRDMDLLRVGVEMPGKKKIWITARQHPGETMAEWFVEGLLETLLDPENAVARVLLEKAVFYIVPNMNPDGSVRGNLRTNAAGANLNREWATPSMERSPEVFLVRQMMLETGIDAFLDVHGDESIPHNFVAGCDDNATFSAHQASLQEAFKAAWLATSPDFQTEFGYEKGKFGPETLTIGTNWVGDAFDCLAYTIEMPFKDTAKRPLPEVGWNGERSRQFGASVLLPLLAVVDKLR, encoded by the coding sequence ATGCTAAAAATCTCCAGCCAGTTTGATTCTGGCGCTATTGAAGTGGTCAGCCTTGCTGATGCCCAAAATATCCATTTAAAGATCCGCAGCGATAACGCTTCGCCGTTCAGCCAGTGGTTCCACTTTCGTTTGCTTGGCGCTAAAGATCAGGACTGTGTGATCCACTTTGATAATGCAGCCAGCAGCGCTTACCCAGATGGCTGGCCTGATTACAACGCTGTGGCTAGCTACGACACCGAAAACTGGTTCCGTGTAGCCAGTGATTATGATGGCCAAACACTGCGTATCCACCATCGTCCAGAGCGCGAATCGGTTTTCTACGCTTATTTCGAGCCTTACTCGTGGGAGCGCCATATGCGCTTGATTGGCGAGGCCGTTGAAGCAAGCCCGCTGTGCGAGTTGGTGCATTTGGGCAGCACACTAGATGGCCGTGATATGGATTTGCTGCGTGTTGGCGTGGAAATGCCTGGCAAGAAAAAAATCTGGATTACCGCGCGTCAGCATCCGGGCGAAACCATGGCCGAATGGTTTGTGGAAGGCCTGCTGGAAACATTGCTTGACCCGGAAAACGCCGTGGCCCGTGTGCTGCTGGAAAAAGCCGTGTTCTATATCGTGCCGAATATGAATCCGGATGGCAGCGTGCGCGGTAATTTACGCACCAATGCGGCGGGTGCCAATCTGAACCGTGAATGGGCAACACCTAGCATGGAGCGCAGCCCGGAGGTATTCCTGGTGCGTCAAATGATGCTGGAAACCGGCATCGATGCCTTCCTTGATGTGCACGGCGACGAGTCGATCCCGCATAATTTTGTCGCCGGCTGTGATGACAATGCTACATTCTCGGCTCACCAAGCCAGCCTGCAGGAGGCTTTTAAAGCGGCATGGCTGGCAACAAGCCCGGATTTTCAAACTGAATTTGGCTATGAAAAAGGCAAGTTTGGCCCGGAAACACTGACCATCGGCACCAACTGGGTAGGTGATGCATTTGATTGCCTGGCTTACACCATCGAGATGCCATTTAAAGACACCGCTAAACGCCCCCTGCCAGAAGTAGGCTGGAACGGCGAGCGTTCGCGCCAATTTGGCGCAAGCGTTTTGCTGCCGCTGCTGGCGGTTGTGGATAAGTTAAGGTAA
- a CDS encoding thiol:disulfide interchange protein DsbA/DsbL: MLNTWLKRLLIGTTLLAASLAHADIREGVEYKKMTKPQAVAVAGKSEVIEFFWYGCPHCFTVAPYVEDWASKLPANVNFRRVHVAWPGRSDMEGHAKIFIALQAMGLEGKQQLAVMTAVQKERIELRKEDVLFDWIKKQGIDVEKFKAQYNSFSSSANMNKLAQMTRDYQVDGVPMFVVNGKYVTSPAMVGKEDGTITQVVNELLAKDKPAAAKKK; encoded by the coding sequence ATGTTAAATACTTGGCTCAAACGATTACTGATTGGCACCACACTCCTGGCAGCAAGCCTTGCCCACGCCGACATCCGTGAAGGCGTTGAATATAAAAAAATGACGAAGCCACAAGCGGTTGCCGTTGCTGGCAAAAGCGAAGTAATCGAGTTCTTCTGGTATGGCTGCCCACACTGCTTTACCGTGGCCCCTTATGTAGAAGACTGGGCAAGTAAACTACCTGCCAATGTTAATTTCCGCCGCGTGCACGTTGCATGGCCAGGCCGCAGTGATATGGAAGGCCACGCTAAAATCTTTATCGCCTTGCAGGCAATGGGTCTGGAAGGCAAGCAACAGCTGGCCGTCATGACCGCCGTACAAAAAGAGCGTATTGAATTACGCAAAGAAGATGTGTTGTTTGACTGGATCAAAAAACAAGGCATCGATGTAGAAAAATTCAAAGCTCAGTACAACTCATTCAGCAGCAGCGCCAATATGAACAAGCTGGCGCAAATGACGCGTGATTATCAAGTAGATGGCGTTCCAATGTTTGTAGTGAATGGCAAATACGTAACCAGCCCGGCGATGGTTGGCAAAGAAGATGGCACCATCACCCAAGTTGTTAATGAGCTTCTGGCCAAAGACAAACCTGCAGCGGCTAAAAAGAAATAA
- the ltaE gene encoding low-specificity L-threonine aldolase, which yields MQWIDLRSDTVTQPTPAMRTAMMNAAVGDDVYGDDSSVNELERLAAETLGFEAALFVPTGTFGNQLALFTHCERGDEVILGEDTHIVWHEVGGAAVIAGVNLRPVPTNNGVLDAEQVRRRIRPEGDIHLPRTRLVCMENAHSSGRVVPLAAMQEVWETAKSAGLKVHLDGARVFNAATHLGVDVKQITQYADSVMCCLSKGLAAPIGSILAGDTAFIATARKKRKLLGGGWRQAGVLAAPAMLALTEMTQRLDDDHKNAQYLAEQLAGLPDVCVCTDQLQINMVFFKISKEIDEARLLACLNEHGIKSNGTEDGQWRFVCHWQIGKEEIDKVIAAMKTALAAA from the coding sequence ATGCAATGGATCGATCTGCGTAGTGACACCGTTACCCAGCCCACACCAGCCATGCGCACAGCCATGATGAATGCAGCCGTTGGCGATGATGTATATGGGGATGACAGCAGTGTAAATGAGCTTGAACGTCTTGCTGCCGAAACACTGGGCTTTGAAGCGGCCCTGTTTGTTCCCACAGGTACCTTTGGCAATCAACTTGCGCTCTTTACCCATTGCGAGCGTGGTGATGAAGTGATCCTAGGCGAAGACACCCATATTGTCTGGCACGAAGTAGGCGGAGCGGCTGTGATTGCAGGCGTCAATCTGCGCCCTGTCCCCACAAATAACGGCGTGCTGGATGCCGAGCAGGTTCGCCGCCGCATCCGCCCGGAAGGCGATATCCACCTGCCGCGCACACGCTTAGTCTGCATGGAAAACGCACATTCCAGTGGCCGTGTTGTGCCATTAGCCGCCATGCAGGAAGTATGGGAAACCGCAAAATCTGCAGGACTGAAAGTTCACCTTGATGGTGCACGGGTCTTTAATGCAGCCACCCACCTCGGGGTCGATGTAAAGCAAATCACCCAATACGCTGACAGCGTGATGTGTTGCTTATCCAAAGGCCTGGCGGCCCCAATCGGCTCTATTCTTGCTGGTGATACCGCTTTTATCGCCACCGCACGTAAAAAACGCAAGCTACTGGGCGGCGGATGGCGGCAAGCCGGCGTACTCGCAGCCCCTGCCATGCTGGCGCTGACAGAAATGACCCAGCGCTTGGATGACGATCATAAAAACGCACAATACCTAGCCGAACAACTGGCTGGACTGCCTGATGTGTGTGTTTGCACCGACCAGCTGCAAATCAATATGGTGTTTTTTAAAATCAGCAAAGAGATCGACGAAGCCAGACTGCTTGCCTGCCTGAACGAGCACGGCATTAAATCAAACGGCACCGAAGATGGCCAATGGCGTTTTGTTTGCCACTGGCAGATCGGCAAAGAAGAGATTGATAAAGTCATTGCAGCAATGAAAACAGCGCTGGCTGCGGCTTAA
- a CDS encoding Gfo/Idh/MocA family protein, with amino-acid sequence MTIRFGMIGTGHIANRFAQGLAYIADEAQLAAVWNRNQAKASAFAEQYGGVVHQSVDDLLASDIDAVYIATPHTSHAQYSIAAMKAGKAVLCEKPAATSLAELERVLDVATQTGQLFMEAMKPGFYPLYQALREHLSTDPIGPIAFVRCGFASPNVAADHAVLKPEMAGGGLLDIGIYGAFLAVDWLGGVQNVQALGRLNGGVDTFASINSQHSGGISQLYCGLDLAGSGEAMLAGPDGHVVLDEKWWNPTAATIFYKDGRKVRLEKPSVGSGLQYETAHFCHLLTTGQSESPLMPYAHSRAMIAILDAARAELGLVYPFEVRAVNQLL; translated from the coding sequence ATGACTATTCGTTTTGGGATGATCGGCACGGGCCATATTGCCAATCGCTTTGCTCAGGGTTTGGCTTATATTGCCGACGAGGCGCAGCTTGCTGCGGTGTGGAATCGCAATCAGGCTAAGGCTAGCGCTTTTGCTGAGCAGTATGGCGGTGTAGTGCACCAGAGCGTGGATGATTTGCTCGCCAGCGATATTGATGCGGTGTATATCGCCACTCCCCATACCAGCCATGCCCAGTACAGCATTGCAGCAATGAAAGCGGGTAAAGCGGTGCTGTGTGAAAAGCCTGCGGCCACCAGCCTTGCCGAGCTTGAACGCGTGCTGGATGTGGCAACACAGACTGGCCAGTTGTTTATGGAAGCGATGAAACCGGGGTTTTATCCACTGTATCAGGCGCTGCGTGAGCACTTATCCACAGATCCGATCGGCCCCATTGCTTTTGTTCGCTGCGGCTTTGCTAGCCCGAATGTGGCCGCAGATCATGCCGTGCTCAAGCCGGAAATGGCGGGTGGAGGCCTCTTGGATATCGGCATTTATGGTGCGTTTCTAGCGGTGGATTGGCTGGGCGGCGTGCAAAATGTGCAGGCTTTGGGGCGGCTTAATGGCGGTGTGGATACTTTTGCCAGCATCAACAGCCAGCACAGTGGTGGCATCAGCCAGCTTTACTGTGGTCTGGATTTGGCCGGATCGGGCGAGGCCATGCTGGCAGGCCCGGATGGGCATGTGGTATTGGATGAAAAATGGTGGAACCCGACTGCTGCGACCATTTTTTATAAGGATGGCCGCAAAGTCAGGTTGGAAAAACCGTCTGTGGGATCTGGCCTACAATACGAAACGGCCCATTTTTGCCATTTATTGACTACGGGCCAAAGCGAAAGCCCGCTGATGCCTTATGCTCATTCTAGGGCCATGATTGCCATACTCGATGCGGCTAGAGCCGAGCTAGGCTTGGTCTATCCGTTTGAAGTAAGGGCAGTTAATCAATTGTTATAA
- the metW gene encoding methionine biosynthesis protein MetW, with product MSQVKNLRPDLQYIADWIPPQSRVLDLGCGDGELLAWLAAQKQVSGYGVEIDVNGVVGCVANGVNVIQSDMESGLSTFEDHSFDYVVLSLTIQAMHNIEGILQEMVRVGKTGIVTFPNFGFWENRWQILMGRMPVSETIPFEWYNTPNIHFCTVHDFAKLLNKSGLKIDHQLVLNQGEKVEFLPNLLGSLALVRFNKV from the coding sequence TCCCCCGCAATCCAGAGTATTGGATTTAGGCTGTGGCGACGGTGAATTGCTGGCCTGGCTGGCTGCACAAAAACAAGTCAGTGGTTATGGCGTGGAAATTGATGTCAATGGCGTGGTGGGCTGCGTGGCCAATGGTGTAAATGTGATTCAAAGCGATATGGAAAGTGGCTTATCTACTTTTGAAGACCATTCCTTTGATTATGTGGTGCTTTCGCTCACGATTCAGGCCATGCACAATATTGAAGGCATTTTGCAGGAAATGGTCAGGGTGGGTAAAACCGGCATCGTCACCTTTCCTAATTTTGGCTTCTGGGAAAACCGCTGGCAAATCCTGATGGGCAGAATGCCGGTATCGGAAACAATTCCGTTTGAATGGTATAACACGCCCAATATCCATTTTTGTACCGTGCATGATTTTGCTAAATTATTGAATAAATCAGGCTTAAAAATAGATCATCAGTTGGTATTAAATCAGGGTGAAAAAGTGGAGTTCCTGCCTAATCTACTCGGCAGCTTGGCCTTGGTGCGGTTTAATAAAGTTTAA